The Lactobacillus sp. CBA3605 genome contains a region encoding:
- a CDS encoding amino acid permease, translating to MENQQLARKLKRRHVQMIALGGAIGTGLFLGSGAAIKQAGPSILLAYAIGGLFCYLMMRALGELLLSNTKLHSFLEFINLYLGKKFEFAIGWTYWLCWISLAMADLTASGIYIRYWFPAIPQWVTPLIIILILLVFNLLSVSVFGELEYWFSMIKVVAIVALIVTGAILIGSAAHVGGQTVSVTNLVSHGGFFPKGAGGFLTSFSLVIFAFTGIEMVGITAGEAENPETELPRAINSLPIRISFFYVGALFVIMSIYPWDQIATNQSPFVQVFSDVGIKAAASIINFVVLTAALSACNSAIFSTSRTLFTLAHGQNAPKWMGKVNRQNVPARSLLFSSLILLIIVVLNYVMPSTVFTLISNIATTNFIIVWCAILVCHYVYKQTMDSSQNPFKLPLFPASNLLTLAFFIGVTIILCFDAVNRWAVIGSIGWFIGLLLIETLLRKKTS from the coding sequence ATGGAAAATCAACAACTCGCGCGTAAGCTGAAGCGACGCCATGTTCAAATGATTGCCCTTGGTGGTGCGATTGGAACTGGGTTATTTTTAGGCTCTGGCGCGGCAATTAAGCAAGCGGGACCATCAATTTTATTAGCATATGCCATTGGTGGTTTATTTTGTTACTTAATGATGCGGGCCCTCGGTGAACTGCTTTTATCGAATACGAAGCTACATTCCTTCTTGGAATTTATTAATTTGTATTTAGGGAAAAAATTTGAATTTGCAATTGGGTGGACTTATTGGCTCTGTTGGATCAGTTTGGCCATGGCAGACTTAACGGCTAGTGGAATTTATATTCGCTATTGGTTTCCAGCAATTCCGCAATGGGTGACGCCACTCATTATTATTCTCATTTTGCTAGTGTTTAATTTACTATCGGTGAGTGTATTTGGCGAGTTAGAGTACTGGTTTTCGATGATCAAAGTCGTCGCCATTGTCGCTTTGATTGTGACTGGGGCTATTTTGATTGGTTCAGCGGCGCACGTTGGCGGTCAAACGGTTTCCGTGACTAATTTGGTTAGTCACGGCGGCTTCTTTCCCAAAGGGGCTGGTGGCTTCTTAACGTCATTCTCGTTAGTTATCTTTGCTTTTACCGGGATTGAAATGGTCGGGATTACAGCCGGAGAAGCTGAAAATCCCGAGACAGAATTACCACGAGCAATTAATAGTTTACCGATTCGAATTTCTTTTTTCTATGTAGGTGCTTTGTTTGTCATTATGTCAATCTATCCTTGGGACCAAATTGCAACTAACCAATCACCATTTGTGCAAGTCTTTAGTGATGTTGGTATTAAAGCGGCGGCTAGCATCATCAATTTTGTTGTCTTAACAGCGGCATTATCAGCTTGCAATAGTGCTATCTTTAGTACGAGTCGCACGTTGTTCACGTTAGCGCATGGTCAAAATGCGCCTAAATGGATGGGCAAGGTGAACCGACAAAATGTCCCAGCGCGGTCGTTACTGTTTTCATCATTGATTTTATTAATCATCGTGGTGCTTAATTATGTGATGCCTAGCACGGTCTTTACCTTAATTTCCAATATAGCGACAACTAATTTTATTATTGTATGGTGTGCAATATTAGTTTGTCATTATGTTTATAAGCAGACGATGGATAGTAGTCAAAATCCTTTTAAATTACCATTGTTCCCAGCTTCAAATCTATTGACACTAGCGTTTTTTATTGGGGTAACAATAATTTTGTGTTTTGATGCCGTTAATCGTTGGGCCGTCATTGGCTCAATTGGCTGGTTCATCGGGTTATTGTTGATTGAAACGTTACTGCGAAAAAAAACGAGTTAA
- a CDS encoding GNAT family N-acetyltransferase, translating into MTIVFSKASYNRAAAMALRQAVFVEERGIAAQVEFDDKDDDQRLYAVVYAQPSLPVATLRLEPQANQIMRFGRVCTRKSYRGRGLGQQLLMAAEKWAVEHGYTQGLIHGELTAQSFYERCGYTVSVGTFAEDGAPVVSLHKDF; encoded by the coding sequence ATGACAATTGTTTTTTCAAAGGCATCTTATAATCGGGCCGCTGCAATGGCGTTGCGGCAAGCTGTTTTTGTGGAAGAACGTGGTATTGCTGCGCAGGTCGAATTTGACGATAAAGATGATGACCAACGCTTATATGCGGTGGTTTATGCGCAGCCGTCGTTACCGGTGGCGACCTTACGATTAGAACCACAAGCCAATCAGATTATGCGATTTGGTCGGGTTTGTACTCGGAAAAGCTATCGTGGACGTGGACTGGGGCAACAACTATTAATGGCTGCTGAAAAGTGGGCCGTCGAACACGGGTATACGCAAGGTCTGATACATGGTGAGCTGACCGCGCAATCTTTTTATGAACGTTGTGGGTATACTGTCTCAGTCGGGACGTTCGCTGAAGATGGCGCACCGGTGGTTAGCTTGCATAAAGATTTTTGA
- a CDS encoding DUF368 domain-containing protein translates to MQTKQTDSFIKRFFKGVIIALGFILPGVSGGVLAAILGIYERLLGFMAHFRQNFKRDFWYFVPVGIGGIVGIALLSAPLAYLLAHAQVIVLWGFAGAIIGTLPALAQTASAKTPRDAIDYLWFFGTLLISSGLLYFMSELFGPLPANFSGFVVAGVLIALGVLVPGLSPSNLLLILGLFTPMLTGFKRLDLLGTYLPIALGGILAMLLFSKSMDYLIHRFHSRVYHFILGIVVASTILILVPNPHAAESIVYTGVTTTTLFISLVACLVGIGLGYWMSRLETKYK, encoded by the coding sequence ATGCAAACTAAACAAACTGACAGTTTTATCAAGCGATTCTTCAAAGGGGTCATCATTGCCTTGGGCTTTATCTTACCCGGCGTTTCTGGTGGTGTTTTAGCCGCAATCCTCGGGATTTACGAACGGCTATTAGGATTTATGGCCCATTTTCGTCAAAATTTCAAACGTGACTTTTGGTACTTTGTTCCCGTCGGTATTGGTGGAATTGTTGGGATTGCACTGTTATCGGCGCCTTTAGCCTATTTATTGGCTCACGCTCAGGTGATTGTCTTATGGGGATTTGCTGGTGCAATTATCGGGACCTTACCTGCATTAGCCCAGACCGCTAGTGCTAAAACACCGCGCGATGCCATTGACTACCTCTGGTTTTTCGGCACCTTATTAATCAGTAGTGGGTTGTTGTACTTTATGAGTGAGCTATTTGGCCCCTTACCCGCCAATTTTAGTGGTTTCGTTGTCGCTGGGGTATTGATTGCTTTAGGTGTATTGGTCCCAGGACTAAGCCCTTCCAACTTATTGCTGATTTTGGGCCTCTTTACGCCAATGCTAACAGGTTTCAAGCGTCTCGACCTGTTAGGCACCTATTTGCCAATTGCATTAGGCGGCATCCTAGCTATGTTGCTATTTTCCAAAAGTATGGACTACTTAATTCATCGCTTCCATTCACGGGTATACCACTTTATTTTAGGAATTGTCGTGGCCAGCACGATTCTAATTTTAGTGCCTAATCCGCATGCTGCTGAAAGTATTGTCTATACTGGCGTGACAACCACGACACTCTTCATCAGTCTAGTTGCTTGTCTAGTGGGCATAGGGTTAGGTTACTGGATGAGCCGTTTAGAAACCAAATACAAATAA
- a CDS encoding DUF975 family protein has protein sequence MKTRAELKQEVKQLFKGRWKNAILLCIVVSLLSMFGVLSNYSGRINHSDSLSDNHQMVTALFDKITMQELITALVAFLVVLLIELVFAFIVRIFAVGTSYSMLDWVRQPDREIHAVSDSTVGFTKKYAWPIIALQILQGVLTLLWGLLLIVPGIIKSFAYSQTFYVYKDMLAATPAGQPRPRFRDAITRSRQLMHGHKFEYFVLQLSFIGWAILSVMTLGIGQLWLTPYRYGVFANYYQTLVDLAA, from the coding sequence ATGAAAACTCGAGCTGAGCTCAAACAAGAAGTTAAGCAATTATTTAAAGGGCGTTGGAAGAATGCCATTTTACTTTGTATTGTGGTTAGTCTGCTTAGTATGTTTGGTGTTTTATCTAATTATTCAGGCCGGATTAATCATTCAGACAGTTTAAGTGACAACCACCAAATGGTAACTGCGCTATTTGATAAGATTACGATGCAAGAGCTAATAACGGCTTTAGTGGCCTTCTTAGTGGTCTTATTAATTGAATTAGTCTTTGCTTTTATTGTTCGTATTTTTGCGGTTGGGACGTCTTATTCAATGCTCGATTGGGTTCGCCAACCAGACCGTGAAATTCATGCAGTTAGTGATTCAACAGTTGGTTTTACCAAAAAATACGCTTGGCCAATTATCGCCTTACAAATTCTTCAAGGTGTCTTGACGTTATTGTGGGGGCTATTATTAATCGTACCGGGGATTATCAAGTCCTTTGCGTATTCACAGACCTTCTATGTGTATAAAGATATGTTGGCAGCAACGCCGGCCGGGCAGCCACGGCCACGTTTTCGTGATGCGATTACCCGTAGTCGCCAGTTAATGCACGGACATAAGTTTGAATACTTTGTCTTACAATTGAGTTTTATCGGTTGGGCGATTCTTAGTGTGATGACCCTAGGTATTGGACAACTCTGGTTAACACCGTATCGTTATGGGGTTTTTGCTAATTATTATCAGACCCTAGTGGACTTAGCCGCTTAA
- a CDS encoding MarR family winged helix-turn-helix transcriptional regulator yields the protein MKSSLAALAATAKQQTAVLKKITKAQGITVAEWQLLTKLLAGFDTQEKLAIEMQLDTSTLSRQLASLVKKEKLSKQAVGRDRRQLIYAMTTAGQQAVTVVAADYATYEAAVFDKWPQDEQNLLRILLNRLNKSVERTLVD from the coding sequence ATGAAATCAAGTTTAGCAGCCTTGGCAGCCACTGCCAAGCAACAGACCGCCGTCTTGAAGAAAATTACGAAAGCCCAGGGCATCACGGTGGCTGAGTGGCAATTACTCACTAAATTATTGGCTGGGTTTGATACGCAAGAAAAGCTAGCGATTGAAATGCAGTTAGATACATCGACGTTAAGTCGGCAACTCGCCAGCTTAGTAAAAAAAGAGAAGTTGAGTAAGCAGGCGGTTGGGCGAGATCGCCGGCAACTTATCTATGCGATGACGACTGCGGGTCAACAAGCCGTCACCGTGGTGGCAGCCGATTATGCGACCTATGAAGCAGCTGTTTTTGATAAATGGCCGCAAGATGAGCAAAATTTATTACGAATTCTATTGAACCGGCTAAATAAATCGGTTGAGCGGACTTTAGTCGACTAA
- a CDS encoding alpha/beta hydrolase translates to MSKEVLLESAAQAFSLANAPHPRIYELAPTAGRELLEQVQTSPVNKYNVDIEDLAMDAGSWGNLNVRLIRPAGNHTKLPVIFYIHGAGWVFGSAQTHDKLVRELAVRTNSVVVFPEYTRSPEAQYPTAIEQNYAILQQLPALAARYNLSLDKLTVAGDSVGGNMATVMTLMTKQRQGLPISQQLLYYPVTDANFETESYNQFAEDHYLTKAGMQWFWDQYTTDPAERAEITASPLRANLTELADLPEALILTDEADVLRDEGEAYANKLRAAGVAVTQVRFQAMVHDFVMVNALDQTHATRAAMDLSTGWVMQRNH, encoded by the coding sequence ATGTCTAAGGAAGTTTTGTTGGAATCAGCTGCGCAAGCATTTAGTTTGGCCAATGCACCACATCCACGGATTTATGAACTCGCACCAACTGCGGGCCGTGAGTTGCTGGAACAAGTGCAAACGTCACCCGTTAACAAGTACAATGTGGATATTGAAGATTTGGCAATGGATGCAGGTTCTTGGGGGAATCTGAATGTTCGTTTAATTCGCCCGGCTGGGAATCATACGAAGTTACCTGTTATTTTCTATATTCATGGAGCTGGCTGGGTTTTTGGGAGTGCACAGACGCATGATAAGTTAGTTCGGGAACTAGCCGTACGGACTAACTCAGTCGTCGTTTTCCCAGAATATACCCGGTCACCAGAAGCACAATATCCAACGGCCATCGAGCAAAACTACGCCATTTTACAACAATTACCCGCATTAGCCGCTCGTTACAACTTGTCATTAGATAAGTTGACCGTTGCTGGCGACTCAGTCGGAGGTAACATGGCTACCGTTATGACCTTAATGACTAAGCAACGTCAAGGCTTACCTATCAGTCAACAATTACTCTACTACCCTGTTACGGATGCTAATTTTGAAACCGAATCATACAATCAATTTGCGGAAGATCATTATTTAACTAAGGCTGGTATGCAATGGTTTTGGGACCAATATACCACGGACCCAGCTGAACGTGCTGAAATTACAGCGTCGCCATTACGAGCAAATCTAACTGAATTAGCCGATTTGCCAGAAGCTTTAATCTTAACCGATGAAGCTGACGTCTTACGTGATGAAGGTGAAGCCTATGCAAACAAGTTACGTGCCGCTGGCGTCGCCGTTACCCAAGTCCGTTTCCAAGCCATGGTGCATGATTTCGTCATGGTTAATGCACTCGATCAAACACATGCAACTCGGGCGGCAATGGATCTATCAACCGGCTGGGTCATGCAACGTAACCACTAA
- a CDS encoding DUF960 domain-containing protein gives MFDQDAERYATFGLVAKLPSSVIDQIWQIIDEDLKGVVTLSQVLQFALIERHGTVTVVFDDQHDSILEFDLPDDYQRAFPETIAVLDDGHYQTMMLLAELSA, from the coding sequence ATGTTTGATCAAGATGCAGAGCGATATGCCACATTTGGCCTTGTCGCGAAATTGCCTAGTTCAGTGATTGATCAGATTTGGCAAATCATTGATGAGGATCTAAAGGGTGTGGTGACCTTATCACAGGTGTTACAGTTTGCGTTAATTGAACGCCATGGAACGGTTACCGTCGTCTTTGATGATCAGCATGATTCGATTTTAGAATTTGATTTACCGGATGATTATCAACGGGCTTTTCCAGAAACGATTGCGGTTTTGGATGATGGTCATTATCAAACGATGATGTTGTTGGCGGAATTATCCGCCTAA
- a CDS encoding DUF4931 domain-containing protein → MQAHPLIFDTNIAKDKPENIQHPHNACPFCDPSQLTDVLAQTEDRIWLMNKFPTLQATWQTIVIETADHQGDIATYSRAQNQAVFAFALENWQQAIASQRFESVLLYKNFGPHSGGSLRHPHMQIVGLNDIDGYANITPANLSGYPVLTDGDLSVTVSDQPVMGFVEFNVATAWTAYERLADAVQKVVQYVLNDYFNGRCDSYNLFFYPVGDRVVCKIDPLFNVSPYYIGYRLSQADTPNRMREIAAAVRQRFQA, encoded by the coding sequence TTGCAAGCACACCCGTTGATTTTTGATACTAATATTGCAAAAGATAAACCTGAAAACATTCAGCATCCCCATAACGCTTGTCCGTTTTGTGATCCAAGCCAGTTGACTGATGTGCTGGCGCAAACAGAAGATCGTATCTGGCTCATGAATAAGTTCCCAACACTACAAGCAACTTGGCAGACAATTGTGATTGAAACTGCCGATCATCAAGGTGATATTGCCACGTATTCGCGGGCGCAAAATCAAGCTGTTTTTGCATTTGCCTTGGAAAATTGGCAGCAGGCAATTGCGAGTCAACGGTTTGAATCCGTATTATTGTATAAAAATTTTGGCCCCCATTCAGGTGGTAGCTTGCGCCATCCGCACATGCAGATTGTTGGCCTAAATGACATTGATGGTTATGCTAATATTACGCCAGCTAATTTATCTGGCTATCCAGTATTAACGGATGGAGATCTAAGTGTGACCGTCTCCGATCAACCTGTAATGGGATTTGTTGAATTTAACGTTGCCACTGCTTGGACAGCTTATGAACGATTAGCGGATGCCGTCCAAAAGGTCGTTCAATATGTTTTGAATGACTATTTTAATGGTCGCTGTGACAGTTATAATCTGTTTTTCTATCCAGTTGGTGACCGCGTTGTCTGTAAAATTGATCCGTTATTTAATGTTTCACCTTATTATATCGGCTATCGGTTATCACAGGCAGATACCCCAAATCGAATGCGTGAGATTGCGGCTGCTGTTCGGCAACGATTTCAAGCATAA
- a CDS encoding 2-C-methyl-D-erythritol 4-phosphate cytidylyltransferase, which yields MIYAQILAGGKGTRMGNVPMPKQFLSLADKPILIHTIEKFVLESRFDAILVVCPADWLSHTQDLVSKYVHDERVHVVTGGSERNETLMKGISYIRENYGSHDDDVVVTHDAVRPFITQRIINDNIEAVLKNPAVDTVVPAIDTIVQGAENQIEDIPVRSKMYQGQTPQSFNIKTLVDSYAALSAAQKETLSDSCKICLLAGQPVTMVRGENFNFKITTPYDLRVATALVETRS from the coding sequence ATGATTTATGCTCAGATTTTAGCCGGTGGCAAAGGTACCCGGATGGGTAATGTACCAATGCCCAAACAATTTTTATCGTTGGCCGATAAGCCAATTTTAATCCACACAATTGAAAAGTTTGTTCTGGAAAGTCGCTTTGATGCCATTTTAGTTGTCTGCCCAGCGGACTGGTTGAGTCACACGCAAGATCTCGTTAGCAAGTACGTGCACGATGAACGTGTGCATGTGGTGACTGGTGGTTCAGAACGGAATGAGACCCTAATGAAAGGGATTAGCTACATCCGTGAAAATTATGGAAGCCATGATGATGATGTCGTGGTCACCCATGATGCCGTCCGTCCATTTATTACGCAACGAATTATTAATGATAATATTGAAGCCGTTTTAAAGAATCCAGCGGTTGATACGGTTGTCCCAGCCATTGACACGATTGTCCAAGGCGCTGAAAATCAGATTGAAGATATCCCAGTGCGGTCGAAAATGTATCAAGGTCAGACCCCACAAAGCTTTAACATTAAGACCTTAGTTGATTCGTATGCTGCCCTATCAGCGGCTCAAAAAGAAACGTTATCTGATTCATGCAAAATTTGTTTATTAGCCGGTCAACCAGTTACCATGGTTCGCGGTGAAAACTTCAATTTCAAAATTACAACGCCTTACGATCTACGGGTCGCAACTGCGCTAGTGGAAACGAGGTCTTAA
- a CDS encoding RNA-binding protein — protein MNQNVEVKYPAIFRDEGTYWDVRFPDVPAAQTFGSSVQVAADNAANALAVALFGQALPAASNPQYWRLASTEFVVWITMANVEFGPDSASSPSLK, from the coding sequence TTGAATCAAAATGTTGAAGTGAAATATCCAGCTATTTTTCGGGATGAAGGGACTTATTGGGATGTCCGTTTCCCAGATGTGCCGGCAGCCCAAACTTTTGGCTCAAGTGTGCAAGTTGCAGCAGATAACGCGGCCAATGCGCTAGCCGTTGCCTTGTTTGGACAAGCCTTACCAGCAGCATCAAATCCGCAATATTGGCGGTTAGCCTCCACGGAATTTGTTGTTTGGATTACCATGGCTAACGTTGAATTTGGACCAGATTCGGCGTCATCACCATCGCTTAAATAG
- a CDS encoding MarR family winged helix-turn-helix transcriptional regulator: protein MRKLEDHFCFLMYVTSRAIQRAYQPELAAQTLTYPQYLVLVLLYEQPNLTVKAIGRWLDLSTGTVTPLLKRMADEGLITRQRSQTDERQVSIQLTPTGTAKRLAISDLPEVLVEKGQLSPAEWTQLTQLVHKLMTNLKN, encoded by the coding sequence ATGCGCAAACTAGAAGATCATTTTTGCTTTTTAATGTATGTCACATCCCGGGCTATTCAGCGGGCCTATCAACCAGAACTGGCGGCGCAAACGCTCACTTATCCGCAATATTTAGTATTAGTGCTATTGTATGAGCAACCCAACTTAACAGTCAAAGCCATTGGTCGTTGGTTGGATCTCAGTACTGGGACTGTGACGCCATTGTTAAAACGGATGGCGGATGAAGGCTTGATTACCCGGCAACGTAGTCAAACTGATGAACGTCAAGTAAGTATTCAACTGACACCGACCGGAACAGCTAAACGGCTGGCTATCAGTGATTTGCCAGAAGTTCTGGTTGAAAAAGGACAACTTAGCCCGGCAGAATGGACACAGCTAACGCAATTAGTCCATAAACTCATGACTAATCTTAAAAATTAA
- a CDS encoding L-lactate permease: protein MIFIALAAIILPLILLGVLNMPATRGMSISAIIVIITGYFFWHLTPKVIGASILQSLHKSLPILWILFGALLMLNSLRATGAINRINQGFQALTADMRLQTVLVAFLFGGLIEGVSGFGTPAMVTAPLMIALGFSPMAAVVLALVADSTAAAFGAVGTPLTVGLSNVTEKTQLLNLIGLRVTQLDLFVGALMPALLVFILIWLFGPKQHRFRQWLTILPWALLIGLVYSSIALVSAWLIGYEFISILAPLGTLIVAIISIRQHWLLPKSTQVTPWQVATITTDTTQTATAPSEMSLIKAWFPYILVIVLLLASRILVPLKAFLTHYLNLSWQQILGFQSISSDWEFLYSPGTMLTLAAIIGLAVQAKSLRPLWPTTKKVVSSMGGTAIALIVTLIMVQVFTNSGLNTADLPSMPMYIAKFVAKYLAGIWIVIAPFLGELGSFVTGSATVSTLTFSQIQADIASNAQLNEPVVLAAQLIGAAAGNMICVHNIVAVSSVAGLSGKEGVILRQTILPALGYAALIGVAGVVLLNLI from the coding sequence ATGATTTTCATTGCTTTAGCCGCTATTATCTTGCCACTGATCTTACTTGGCGTTTTAAATATGCCGGCCACGCGCGGTATGAGTATCAGTGCAATCATTGTGATTATCACTGGTTACTTCTTTTGGCATTTAACGCCCAAAGTGATTGGTGCTTCAATTCTACAATCATTACACAAATCTTTGCCAATTCTCTGGATTTTATTTGGTGCCTTATTAATGCTCAACAGTCTGCGGGCCACCGGCGCTATCAACCGCATCAACCAAGGATTTCAAGCCTTGACCGCTGATATGCGGTTACAAACCGTCCTCGTCGCCTTTCTTTTTGGTGGTTTAATTGAAGGGGTCTCCGGCTTTGGGACTCCGGCCATGGTAACAGCGCCTTTGATGATTGCTTTAGGTTTTTCACCGATGGCAGCCGTCGTTTTAGCATTAGTCGCTGACTCAACCGCCGCTGCTTTTGGGGCTGTGGGGACGCCTTTAACCGTGGGACTTAGTAATGTCACTGAAAAAACACAGCTCTTAAATTTAATTGGCTTACGAGTCACACAACTAGATTTATTCGTAGGGGCGCTCATGCCCGCCTTATTAGTGTTCATCTTAATTTGGTTATTCGGCCCCAAACAACACCGGTTTCGGCAATGGTTGACCATTTTACCATGGGCGCTACTCATCGGTTTAGTTTATAGCAGCATTGCACTGGTTAGTGCTTGGTTAATTGGTTATGAATTTATCTCGATTTTAGCACCCCTTGGAACTTTAATCGTCGCAATCATTAGCATCCGTCAACATTGGTTATTACCTAAAAGTACCCAAGTCACACCCTGGCAAGTTGCCACCATTACAACGGATACGACACAAACAGCGACAGCACCTTCAGAAATGTCTTTAATTAAAGCTTGGTTCCCTTACATCTTGGTCATCGTCTTACTATTGGCCAGTCGCATTTTAGTTCCTCTAAAGGCCTTTTTAACGCATTATCTCAATTTATCATGGCAACAGATTCTAGGCTTTCAAAGTATTAGTTCTGATTGGGAATTTCTTTACTCGCCAGGAACAATGTTAACGTTGGCCGCCATCATTGGGTTAGCTGTCCAAGCCAAGTCTTTACGACCGCTATGGCCCACAACTAAAAAAGTGGTCAGTTCAATGGGCGGGACGGCAATCGCCTTGATTGTGACGTTAATTATGGTGCAGGTCTTTACTAATTCTGGCCTGAACACGGCCGACCTACCTAGTATGCCGATGTACATCGCCAAATTTGTCGCCAAATATTTAGCGGGCATCTGGATTGTTATTGCGCCATTCTTAGGCGAATTAGGCTCATTTGTCACTGGTAGTGCAACAGTCTCTACCTTGACCTTCAGTCAAATTCAAGCAGACATTGCGTCCAATGCACAGCTCAATGAACCAGTTGTTTTAGCGGCTCAATTAATCGGCGCCGCCGCCGGTAATATGATCTGCGTCCACAACATCGTTGCTGTCAGCTCTGTGGCGGGGCTTAGTGGCAAAGAAGGCGTTATTTTACGTCAGACAATTCTACCAGCACTAGGTTATGCCGCCTTAATTGGCGTGGCCGGTGTTGTCTTACTCAATTTAATCTAA
- a CDS encoding DegV family protein, translated as MKIAVVTDSTSYLTPQEVADNDIHVVPIPVIIDGKVYQEGVDITTEEFYANMKSFKSFPSTSQPAVGEMIEFYNHLGDAGYDAVISIHLASTISGFYNSLENMRDAVDRVKLYPYDSQITVRLMGYLALEAARMAKAGHTVAEILARLNDLRASMGEYFIVDDLQNLVRGGRLSNASAFIGSVLRIKPILTFNEKHEIVAFEKVRSTKKAIARVEQLFAEAQAKLNYPLRAIIVQGNNLEAAQAWKEKLQHQYPDMPIDITYFGPVIGTHLGDKSLALAWLKDIDKAY; from the coding sequence ATGAAGATTGCTGTTGTTACTGACAGCACTAGCTATTTGACACCGCAAGAGGTTGCTGACAACGATATTCATGTTGTGCCGATTCCGGTTATTATAGATGGAAAAGTGTATCAAGAAGGCGTCGATATTACGACGGAAGAGTTCTATGCTAATATGAAGTCCTTTAAGTCATTTCCAAGTACGTCACAACCGGCTGTTGGTGAAATGATTGAATTTTATAATCATTTAGGCGATGCTGGCTATGATGCGGTGATTAGTATTCATTTGGCCAGTACTATTTCGGGATTTTACAATAGTCTTGAAAACATGCGTGATGCGGTTGATCGGGTTAAACTTTACCCTTATGATTCGCAAATCACGGTGCGACTAATGGGATACTTAGCGCTAGAAGCAGCTCGCATGGCTAAAGCTGGTCATACGGTGGCTGAAATTTTAGCACGTTTGAACGATTTACGGGCTTCCATGGGCGAATATTTTATTGTCGATGATTTACAAAATCTCGTGCGCGGGGGTCGTTTATCCAATGCATCCGCCTTTATTGGCAGCGTCCTACGCATTAAACCAATTTTAACTTTTAATGAAAAACATGAAATTGTGGCGTTTGAGAAAGTGCGTTCAACTAAAAAAGCAATCGCACGAGTTGAGCAACTGTTTGCTGAAGCTCAGGCTAAACTGAATTATCCGTTGCGCGCAATTATTGTGCAAGGTAATAACTTAGAAGCTGCACAAGCCTGGAAAGAAAAGTTACAACACCAATACCCAGACATGCCGATTGATATTACGTATTTTGGACCGGTGATTGGGACCCACTTAGGTGATAAATCATTGGCGTTAGCTTGGCTGAAAGATATTGATAAGGCGTATTAA